A window of the Deinococcus gobiensis I-0 genome harbors these coding sequences:
- a CDS encoding phosphohydrolase, with translation MEAGAAPETAGGRVVEFTTPRAKLIEEASRAIRADLAGYPRALAAYEALRADPEALAHWDMANYVTMRKLGYNDHGRVHAFITGAASLAITELLLDAGVRTDIMESGVGDAEDVFLAVILGTMLHDIGNQIHRAGHEAHGVALALPILDRIMGPLYADPFKRTKVRSFILGAINCHDLSPAPLTVEGGIVAVADGTDITKGRGRKAFALGSVDIHSISALAVDQVVIERGRDKPVLISVTMNNSGGIFQVEEVLAPKVIRTPMRNFVELRAAIRPQGEEQILSRVRLDGDHFVMDLDGGETVRVEVEDTQKKVTDAIAQNLGVSAESR, from the coding sequence ATGGAGGCGGGGGCGGCGCCGGAGACGGCGGGCGGCCGGGTCGTCGAGTTCACGACGCCGCGCGCCAAGCTGATCGAGGAGGCCAGCCGCGCCATCCGCGCCGATCTGGCGGGCTATCCGCGCGCGCTGGCCGCCTATGAGGCCCTGCGCGCCGATCCCGAGGCCCTGGCCCACTGGGACATGGCGAATTACGTGACCATGCGCAAGCTCGGCTACAACGACCACGGCCGGGTCCACGCCTTCATCACGGGGGCGGCCAGTCTGGCGATCACCGAACTGCTGCTCGACGCCGGGGTGCGCACCGACATCATGGAAAGCGGGGTGGGCGACGCCGAGGACGTGTTCCTGGCCGTCATCCTGGGGACCATGCTGCACGACATCGGCAACCAGATCCACCGCGCCGGGCACGAGGCGCACGGCGTGGCGCTGGCGCTGCCGATCCTCGACCGCATCATGGGACCGCTGTACGCCGATCCCTTCAAGCGCACCAAGGTCCGGTCCTTCATCCTGGGGGCCATCAACTGCCACGACCTGAGCCCCGCGCCGCTGACGGTCGAGGGCGGCATCGTGGCGGTCGCGGACGGCACCGACATCACCAAGGGCCGCGGGCGCAAGGCCTTTGCCCTGGGCAGCGTGGACATCCACTCGATCAGTGCGCTCGCGGTGGATCAGGTGGTCATCGAGCGCGGGCGCGACAAGCCGGTGCTCATCAGCGTGACCATGAACAACTCCGGCGGCATCTTTCAGGTCGAGGAGGTGCTGGCCCCCAAGGTGATCCGCACGCCGATGCGCAATTTCGTGGAGCTGCGCGCCGCCATCCGGCCGCAGGGCGAGGAACAGATCCTCTCGCGCGTGCGCCTCGACGGCGACCACTTCGTGATGGACCTCGACGGCGGCGAGACCGTGCGCGTGGAGGTCGAGGACACCCAGAAGAAGGTCACCGACGCCATCGCCCAGAACCTCGGGGTCAGCGCCGAGAGCCGCTGA
- a CDS encoding VanW family protein, translating to MTGAMRYGLGGAAALVVLGGALAMGVATQGDGTLAPGLTVGGVAVGGLSMDAALKALREKGAAAPQVKVTAADKTWTLGADKLGWQADAEASLRPAQQLSQERGMVEKLQNMMGQQATRDFPLVVKVDPEAARATLKALTGGLNTQPTPATVGFDAKTRRYAVLTKDTPGRKADIDAAVSAYAADPSQTAVKVPVAEWKANNSAEKLQGYADQGNRLMRPLSVTLEGTARKGSLTALQVADLFWVRPEGIVLDDKTLGAALARLSAAVDQPAQNARYATEGGKLVRVPEKAGRVADRVAALAALRKAVTDPASSSVVFASKVSQPTLTVAALPDPTKLELITTGRSTYYGSSPERRANVANAAAKINGSVVPAGEVFSFLQSLGSITPDNGFVGGLIISGGRTVDGLGGGVCQVSTTTFRALYQAGLPVVERNQHSYRVGYYEPQVGFEAAVYDPGVDLKMKNDTGAPLLIRTVNNDARSTLEVQVWGIKPERSVSVSGATILSRTPHPAAQYVTNSRLRPGTTKQVDWAADGYNLYITRTIRDAAGTRTDKVSTVYKPWRAVYEVGPS from the coding sequence ATGACGGGGGCGATGAGGTACGGATTGGGGGGAGCGGCGGCGCTGGTGGTGCTGGGCGGCGCACTGGCCATGGGTGTGGCGACGCAGGGCGACGGCACGCTGGCCCCGGGGCTGACGGTGGGCGGCGTGGCCGTGGGCGGCCTGAGCATGGACGCGGCCCTGAAGGCGCTGCGGGAAAAGGGCGCGGCGGCCCCGCAGGTGAAGGTCACGGCGGCCGACAAGACCTGGACGCTGGGGGCCGACAAGCTCGGCTGGCAGGCCGACGCCGAGGCCAGCCTGCGCCCCGCCCAGCAGCTCTCGCAGGAGCGCGGCATGGTCGAGAAGCTCCAGAACATGATGGGGCAGCAGGCCACGCGCGACTTCCCGCTCGTCGTGAAGGTGGACCCGGAGGCCGCGCGCGCGACCCTCAAGGCGCTCACGGGCGGCCTGAACACCCAGCCCACGCCCGCCACGGTGGGCTTTGATGCCAAGACCCGCCGCTACGCCGTGCTGACCAAGGACACGCCGGGCCGCAAGGCCGACATTGACGCGGCCGTGAGCGCCTACGCCGCCGACCCCTCGCAGACGGCCGTGAAGGTGCCGGTGGCCGAGTGGAAGGCCAACAACTCGGCCGAGAAGCTCCAGGGCTACGCCGACCAGGGCAACCGCCTCATGCGGCCCCTGAGCGTCACGCTGGAGGGCACGGCGCGCAAGGGCAGCCTCACGGCCCTTCAGGTCGCCGACCTGTTCTGGGTGCGCCCCGAGGGCATCGTGCTGGACGACAAGACCCTCGGCGCAGCCCTGGCGCGCCTGAGCGCGGCGGTGGACCAGCCGGCCCAGAACGCCCGCTACGCCACCGAAGGCGGCAAGCTCGTGCGCGTGCCCGAGAAGGCCGGGCGCGTGGCCGACCGCGTGGCGGCGCTCGCGGCCCTGCGGAAGGCCGTGACCGACCCGGCGAGCAGCAGCGTGGTCTTCGCCTCCAAGGTGAGCCAGCCCACCCTGACGGTGGCGGCGCTGCCCGACCCGACCAAGCTCGAACTCATCACGACCGGGCGCAGCACCTACTACGGCAGCAGCCCCGAGCGCCGCGCCAACGTCGCCAACGCGGCGGCCAAGATCAACGGCTCGGTGGTGCCGGCGGGCGAGGTCTTCAGCTTCCTCCAGTCGCTGGGCAGCATCACGCCCGACAACGGCTTCGTCGGCGGCCTGATCATCTCGGGCGGGCGCACGGTGGATGGCCTGGGCGGCGGCGTGTGCCAGGTGAGCACCACGACCTTCCGCGCGCTGTACCAGGCGGGCCTGCCGGTGGTCGAGCGCAACCAGCACTCCTACCGCGTGGGCTACTACGAGCCGCAGGTGGGCTTCGAGGCCGCCGTGTACGACCCCGGTGTGGACCTCAAGATGAAGAACGATACGGGCGCGCCCCTGCTCATCCGCACCGTGAACAACGACGCGCGCAGCACGCTGGAAGTGCAGGTCTGGGGCATCAAGCCCGAGCGCAGCGTGTCGGTGAGCGGGGCGACCATCCTGTCGCGCACGCCGCACCCAGCCGCGCAGTACGTCACCAACTCCAGGCTGCGCCCCGGCACCACCAAGCAGGTGGACTGGGCCGCCGACGGCTACAACCTGTACATCACCCGCACCATCAGGGACGCGGCCGGAACCCGCACCGACAAGGTCAGCACCGTGTACAAGCCCTGGCGCGCGGTGTACGAGGTCGGCCCGAGCTGA